In Candidatus Sulfurimonas marisnigri, a single genomic region encodes these proteins:
- a CDS encoding DEAD/DEAH box helicase encodes MPFSKLGLSAQIQNALKKSGFKEPTPIQERVIPLVLQHNDVMAMAQTGSGKSASFVLPILELWSKNVGEGKPKIKALVLTPTRELTLQVADAFSTFGASLKRKPIVVSVIGGESLGDQIYAIQQGCDILVATSGRLLDVLSKKQMNLSHLDFFVLDEADKMLNLGFAEELEAVLEAIPIKRQNLLFSATYPQKILDIASKITQNPIQVTIEQEVPTVDSVTQRVIEVNRENRGPLLRHLLDSEKWEQVLVFMANKRATDNIADKFIKYGYKAESFHGDLLQDERNLTLSDFKAKKIRILFSTDIAARGLDIDDITCVVNFDLPRSPTDYIHRIGRTARAGKSGVAVSFISHEDKEHFGVIEKKCKVKLTPEQIAGFELKGEAPKKVKGPAPVKGKGKSKKDKAREKALKEA; translated from the coding sequence ATGCCATTTTCCAAACTTGGACTCTCTGCACAAATTCAAAATGCACTTAAAAAAAGTGGATTTAAAGAGCCGACACCTATTCAAGAAAGAGTTATTCCTCTTGTTCTTCAACACAATGATGTAATGGCAATGGCACAAACCGGAAGCGGTAAGAGTGCTAGTTTTGTACTCCCTATTTTAGAACTGTGGTCTAAAAATGTTGGCGAAGGAAAGCCTAAGATAAAAGCTTTGGTACTGACGCCAACTCGTGAACTTACTCTTCAGGTTGCGGATGCTTTTTCGACATTCGGTGCTTCACTAAAGAGAAAGCCCATAGTTGTTAGTGTTATCGGCGGTGAAAGTCTTGGCGATCAAATCTATGCTATTCAGCAAGGGTGTGACATTTTGGTTGCAACATCGGGAAGACTTCTTGATGTACTTTCAAAAAAGCAAATGAACCTTTCTCATCTTGACTTCTTTGTTCTTGATGAGGCAGATAAAATGCTTAACCTTGGTTTTGCAGAGGAGCTTGAAGCTGTTCTTGAAGCTATTCCGATCAAACGCCAAAACCTGCTCTTCTCGGCAACCTACCCTCAAAAAATTCTAGATATTGCTTCTAAAATTACTCAAAACCCTATTCAAGTCACTATTGAACAAGAAGTACCAACAGTAGATAGCGTTACTCAGAGGGTAATAGAGGTAAATCGTGAAAACCGCGGTCCACTGCTAAGACACCTGCTCGACAGTGAGAAGTGGGAACAGGTACTTGTGTTTATGGCAAACAAAAGAGCTACTGACAATATAGCAGATAAGTTTATTAAGTACGGATACAAGGCAGAGTCATTTCATGGGGATCTTCTTCAAGATGAGCGTAACCTGACACTCAGTGATTTTAAGGCTAAAAAAATACGAATTTTGTTTTCTACAGATATTGCTGCTAGAGGGTTAGATATTGACGATATCACATGTGTAGTTAACTTTGACCTTCCTCGATCTCCTACAGACTACATTCACCGCATAGGTCGTACAGCAAGAGCTGGTAAATCTGGTGTGGCTGTCTCTTTTATATCACATGAGGACAAAGAGCATTTTGGCGTTATAGAGAAGAAGTGTAAGGTAAAATTGACTCCGGAGCAGATAGCAGGGTTTGAACTAAAAGGCGAAGCTCCCAAAAAAGTTAAAGGTCCTGCTCCGGTTAAAGGAAAAGGGAAAAGTAAAAAAGATAAGGCTAGAGAAAAAGCCCTTAAAGAGGCTTAG
- a CDS encoding DUF1302 family protein: MINKVSLYVLFFLTCSNVYAQNIVEDDLGGFEVEAVQEKTVEVSDDLAGFGEEEVSLESSTENKEENIFSLSGNLAFKTSAGYKKHKVDGIEYSGINQAQTSLSLQLDSKLSEKWKMRISTNMFYDAIYDLYSHNNYSSDIKDDYKTQIRIDDAYVQGKINSNIDLKIGRQIVVWGKSDSLRVTDVINPLDNRLPGMTDIEDLRLSVGMAKLDYYFGKWNFSFIAIGENRIMIEAPPRSEFFPVDEIFPSAPNPFLELKTPSNSLNNMQYAMAANGVFSGWDLSFYAAHVLDQKWNFDNVQGSVPLIGITRVVNKINMLGTAINIATGSWLLKSEIAFLSGVGYNSTADEKNRLDVLFGFDYMGIKDAVASFEVVNRHIFNHENQMKNQSDYVDKNEMQTALRFTKSYSNDTLNTSALLSMFGSNWENGGFTRIWVEYEIMDAVSANLGVVDYIGGDRPFMEANKENDRIFADITYSF; encoded by the coding sequence ATGATAAACAAAGTCTCTCTTTATGTGTTGTTTTTTCTTACATGTAGCAATGTCTATGCGCAAAATATCGTTGAAGATGATTTGGGCGGATTTGAAGTAGAGGCTGTGCAAGAGAAAACTGTTGAGGTTTCCGATGATTTGGCAGGTTTTGGAGAAGAGGAAGTTTCTCTAGAATCATCAACAGAGAACAAAGAAGAGAATATCTTTTCTTTGAGTGGAAATTTGGCTTTTAAAACCTCTGCAGGATATAAAAAACATAAAGTAGACGGCATTGAGTATTCAGGTATAAACCAAGCTCAAACTTCGCTATCTCTTCAGTTAGATTCTAAACTTTCAGAGAAATGGAAAATGCGAATAAGCACAAATATGTTTTATGATGCAATCTACGATTTATATTCACACAACAACTACAGTAGCGATATTAAAGATGATTACAAAACTCAAATCAGGATTGACGATGCTTATGTTCAGGGGAAAATAAACTCAAACATTGATTTAAAAATTGGTCGTCAAATAGTTGTATGGGGAAAATCTGACAGTCTGAGAGTTACAGATGTTATAAACCCGCTTGACAACCGCTTGCCAGGGATGACTGATATAGAAGACTTAAGACTCAGTGTCGGTATGGCAAAGCTTGATTACTATTTTGGCAAATGGAACTTCTCTTTTATTGCCATAGGTGAGAATAGAATTATGATTGAAGCTCCCCCTAGAAGTGAATTTTTTCCAGTGGATGAAATATTTCCATCTGCACCGAATCCATTTTTAGAGTTAAAAACACCAAGCAACTCTTTAAATAACATGCAGTATGCAATGGCGGCAAATGGCGTTTTTTCAGGATGGGATTTGTCTTTTTACGCAGCACATGTACTTGATCAAAAGTGGAATTTTGACAATGTTCAGGGAAGCGTTCCTCTAATCGGCATAACTAGAGTTGTAAACAAAATTAATATGCTTGGAACTGCTATAAATATCGCGACTGGTAGCTGGCTTTTAAAAAGTGAAATAGCATTTTTAAGCGGAGTAGGGTATAACTCAACTGCAGATGAAAAAAACCGTCTCGATGTCTTATTTGGTTTTGACTACATGGGAATTAAAGACGCTGTTGCCTCTTTTGAAGTAGTAAACAGACATATATTTAACCATGAAAACCAGATGAAAAACCAATCAGATTACGTTGATAAGAATGAGATGCAGACCGCCCTTAGATTTACAAAATCGTATTCAAATGACACTCTAAATACTTCTGCTCTGCTGAGTATGTTTGGCTCAAACTGGGAAAACGGTGGATTTACCAGAATTTGGGTTGAATATGAGATAATGGATGCTGTAAGTGCAAATCTAGGTGTTGTAGATTATATTGGTGGAGATAGACCATTTATGGAAGCAAACAAAGAAAACGACAGAATATTTGCAGATATAACGTACAGTTTTTAA
- the aspS gene encoding aspartate--tRNA ligase: protein MRSHYCTDLNEANVGQDVILAGWANNYRDHGGIIFIDLRDKTGLVQLTLDPEDGAEAHKVADGVRDEFVLIAKGTVRLRGEGLTNPKLKTGAIEIIVTELIIENKSATVPFVIGDKSVGEETTLKYRYLELRDPDLYEVFRLRSKAAIAARNILDENGFLEVETPILTKSTPEGARDYLVPSRVHNGEFYALPQSPQLFKQLLMVGGFDRYFQIAKCFRDEDLRADRQPEFTQIDVEMSFCNQEDVIKVAEDLLVAMFKACDVDVKPPFNRITHNNAMEWYGSDKPDMRYDLKMVDVIDIFERCDNEIFTNIAKTPHKNRIKALKVPGADLIFSKREMKTFEDFVRKFGAHGLGYFQMKEDGLKGPLVKFFSEEDIALIIERTELAVGDVVFFGAGDKKTVLDYMGRLRIFLAEHEKMNILDRDAFEFVWVVDFPMFEVEDGRVKALHHPFTMPKDTDKENVEDIESIAYDIVLNGTELGGGSIRIHKQDVQNEVFKLLGIEEEEAQEKFGFLLDALKFGAPPHGGFALGFDRLMMLITKKASIRDVIAFPKTQKASCILTKAPSPVDNSQLRDLHIRLREQVK from the coding sequence ATGAGAAGTCATTATTGTACAGATTTAAATGAAGCAAACGTAGGACAAGATGTTATTCTAGCTGGTTGGGCAAACAATTACCGCGACCATGGTGGAATTATCTTTATAGATTTAAGAGATAAGACAGGTTTAGTCCAACTTACTCTTGACCCAGAAGATGGTGCTGAGGCACATAAAGTTGCCGATGGTGTTCGTGATGAGTTTGTTCTGATCGCTAAAGGGACTGTTCGTCTTCGCGGCGAAGGTTTGACTAATCCAAAACTAAAAACAGGTGCTATTGAGATTATAGTTACTGAGCTTATAATTGAAAACAAGTCTGCTACTGTTCCTTTTGTAATCGGTGATAAAAGTGTTGGCGAAGAGACTACGCTTAAATACCGTTACTTAGAGCTAAGAGACCCTGATTTATACGAAGTATTTCGTCTTCGTAGTAAAGCGGCAATCGCAGCTAGAAATATCCTTGATGAGAATGGCTTCTTAGAAGTTGAGACTCCAATTTTAACTAAATCAACTCCAGAGGGTGCTAGAGATTATCTAGTTCCATCTCGTGTTCATAATGGCGAGTTCTACGCACTTCCTCAATCACCACAACTTTTCAAACAACTTCTGATGGTTGGCGGATTTGATAGATACTTCCAAATAGCAAAATGTTTCCGTGATGAAGATTTACGAGCAGACAGACAGCCAGAATTTACTCAAATAGATGTTGAGATGAGTTTTTGTAACCAAGAAGATGTTATTAAAGTAGCTGAAGATTTACTTGTTGCAATGTTTAAAGCATGTGACGTTGATGTTAAGCCTCCATTTAACCGTATCACTCACAACAACGCTATGGAATGGTATGGTTCTGATAAACCAGATATGAGATATGACCTTAAAATGGTTGACGTTATTGATATTTTTGAGAGATGTGACAACGAAATCTTTACAAACATTGCAAAAACTCCTCATAAGAACCGTATTAAAGCTCTTAAAGTTCCAGGTGCTGATTTAATATTCTCTAAGCGTGAGATGAAAACTTTTGAAGACTTCGTACGTAAGTTTGGAGCTCATGGTCTTGGTTACTTCCAGATGAAAGAAGATGGTCTTAAAGGTCCTCTTGTTAAATTTTTCAGCGAAGAAGATATCGCACTTATTATAGAGAGAACTGAACTAGCAGTTGGCGATGTTGTATTTTTTGGTGCCGGCGATAAGAAAACTGTACTTGACTACATGGGTCGTCTAAGAATTTTCCTTGCAGAGCATGAGAAGATGAATATACTAGATAGAGATGCATTCGAATTTGTATGGGTTGTTGACTTCCCAATGTTTGAAGTTGAAGATGGAAGAGTAAAAGCACTTCACCATCCGTTTACTATGCCTAAAGACACAGATAAAGAGAATGTAGAAGATATTGAGTCTATCGCTTACGATATTGTTTTAAACGGTACTGAACTTGGTGGTGGTAGTATCCGTATCCACAAACAAGATGTTCAAAATGAAGTGTTTAAACTTCTTGGTATAGAAGAAGAAGAAGCACAAGAGAAATTTGGTTTCTTACTAGATGCTCTTAAATTTGGCGCACCTCCACATGGTGGTTTTGCTTTAGGTTTTGACAGATTGATGATGCTTATCACTAAAAAAGCAAGCATTAGAGATGTTATAGCATTTCCTAAAACACAAAAAGCTTCTTGTATTCTTACAAAAGCACCAAGCCCGGTTGATAACAGTCAACTTCGTGACCTACATATTCGTTTGCGCGAACAAGTAAAATAG
- the adk gene encoding adenylate kinase: protein MRIILLGAPGAGKGTQAQFLTKKYNIPQISTGDMLRAAIKAGTDMGKMAKAAMDAGQLVTDEIIIGLVKDRIAEDDCKNGYLLDGFPRTLPQADAVTNAGITVDAVIEIDVPDSEIVTRMAGRRAHLASGRTYHLVYNPPKVEGKDDVTGEELVQREDDKESVVLDRLKVYHELTSPLIGYYKEQASKLDTLTYITVDGTADIADVEASIVSKLG, encoded by the coding sequence ATGAGAATAATATTACTAGGAGCTCCAGGTGCAGGAAAAGGTACTCAGGCTCAATTTTTAACCAAAAAGTACAACATCCCTCAAATCTCCACAGGCGATATGCTAAGAGCGGCTATAAAGGCCGGTACTGATATGGGTAAAATGGCTAAGGCTGCTATGGATGCAGGTCAGCTGGTAACAGATGAGATTATCATCGGTCTTGTAAAAGACAGAATCGCTGAAGATGATTGTAAAAACGGTTATCTTTTAGATGGTTTTCCTCGTACGCTTCCTCAAGCCGATGCCGTTACAAATGCAGGCATTACTGTTGATGCCGTTATTGAGATAGATGTTCCGGACTCTGAGATAGTTACCCGTATGGCTGGTCGTCGTGCTCACTTGGCAAGCGGAAGAACTTACCACCTTGTGTACAACCCGCCAAAAGTTGAAGGCAAAGATGATGTAACGGGTGAAGAGTTAGTTCAACGTGAAGATGATAAAGAGTCGGTTGTTCTTGATAGACTAAAAGTTTACCATGAACTTACAAGCCCGCTTATAGGTTACTATAAAGAACAAGCTTCTAAACTTGACACTTTAACTTACATAACCGTAGACGGAACAGCTGACATCGCTGATGTTGAGGCTAGCATCGTTTCTAAATTAGGTTAA
- a CDS encoding sodium:calcium antiporter, with the protein MTYFGSLPLVFIVTAFAVATAIIGWFGIKMTKTARELAHGTGLGEALMGALFIGASTSLSGITMSVSAAVSGHAELAVSNGFGGIAAQTAFLALADIAYRRANLEHAAASAENLFMSAFLLTLLSIHVLALSFPIVSIFSIHPATVILVISYIFGVYLLARTHDMPMWLPRKTTDTPAEHSNYNRSHKPNIWMLWLYFAGYATIVALAGWSLAQLAIPLGEKTGLSHGVVGGVFTAVSTSIPELVVAITAVRMGSINLAVGDIIGGNAFDTLFISASDIAYREGSIYAAMTSTEQFWLANSMLMTGVLLMGLIYRQRHGPGNIGFESVTLLILYFGGLVILSVAG; encoded by the coding sequence ATGACATATTTTGGCAGTTTGCCGTTAGTTTTTATTGTAACAGCTTTTGCTGTCGCTACAGCAATCATCGGATGGTTTGGTATCAAGATGACCAAAACTGCTCGTGAACTCGCGCATGGCACAGGGCTAGGCGAAGCACTTATGGGAGCACTGTTCATTGGGGCATCAACGTCTTTGTCTGGTATCACAATGTCCGTTTCAGCAGCAGTTTCAGGACATGCAGAGCTTGCAGTGAGCAACGGATTCGGAGGTATTGCTGCTCAAACCGCATTTCTTGCGTTAGCGGATATTGCTTACCGGCGTGCAAACCTGGAGCACGCAGCTGCATCAGCTGAAAATCTATTTATGTCTGCTTTTCTTCTTACCTTGCTGTCAATCCATGTACTTGCGCTTTCGTTTCCGATTGTCAGTATCTTCAGCATACATCCTGCTACGGTAATTTTAGTGATTTCGTACATCTTTGGCGTATATCTGCTGGCTCGAACGCACGATATGCCGATGTGGCTTCCAAGAAAAACAACAGACACGCCGGCAGAACATTCGAATTACAACCGAAGTCACAAGCCCAACATTTGGATGCTCTGGTTGTACTTTGCCGGCTACGCAACTATTGTCGCCTTGGCTGGCTGGTCTCTCGCTCAGCTAGCAATACCTCTTGGGGAAAAAACAGGTTTATCGCACGGTGTCGTCGGAGGTGTATTTACCGCTGTCTCCACTTCAATTCCTGAGCTCGTTGTTGCCATTACCGCAGTTCGTATGGGCTCTATAAATCTAGCAGTTGGTGACATTATCGGCGGTAATGCATTTGATACCCTCTTCATCTCTGCATCTGATATTGCCTATCGAGAAGGTTCAATTTACGCTGCTATGACGAGTACTGAGCAGTTCTGGTTGGCAAATTCGATGCTAATGACAGGTGTGCTTCTTATGGGTCTCATATACCGTCAACGCCATGGACCAGGAAACATCGGTTTTGAAAGTGTAACCTTACTCATACTATATTTCGGGGGACTTGTAATTCTATCTGTAGCTGGATAG
- a CDS encoding adenylate kinase — protein sequence MKKLFLIIGAPGSGKTTDAELIAEQNNAITHYSTGDMLRAEVASGSEIGKELNSYMSKGLIVPIEVAIKTITNAIKNAPTDIIIIDGYPRSMEQLNALDEYLHVDSSLELASVIEVHVSEETARDRVLGRNRGADDNNEVFNNRMKVYTEPLAEIQAFYSAKNLLHVISGEGTIQEIVHEMGSFINFKI from the coding sequence GTGAAAAAACTTTTTTTAATTATCGGAGCTCCAGGCTCTGGTAAAACTACAGATGCAGAACTCATAGCAGAGCAAAACAACGCAATAACGCACTACTCTACCGGCGATATGTTAAGAGCAGAAGTTGCAAGCGGTAGTGAGATTGGCAAAGAGTTAAACTCTTACATGTCAAAAGGTTTAATAGTGCCTATTGAAGTAGCTATTAAAACTATCACAAATGCTATCAAAAATGCTCCTACGGATATAATCATTATAGATGGTTATCCTAGAAGCATGGAGCAGTTAAATGCTTTAGATGAGTATCTACATGTAGACTCATCTTTAGAGCTTGCAAGCGTAATTGAAGTACATGTAAGTGAAGAGACTGCTCGTGACAGAGTTCTAGGTCGTAACCGTGGTGCTGATGACAACAACGAAGTATTTAACAACCGCATGAAAGTCTACACTGAGCCTTTGGCTGAGATACAAGCTTTTTATAGTGCTAAAAATCTTTTACATGTAATAAGTGGCGAAGGTACTATCCAAGAGATAGTTCACGAGATGGGAAGTTTTATCAACTTTAAAATCTAG
- a CDS encoding CHAD domain-containing protein: protein MDFREWFKERANVTNELYIRLDNYEDIEVLHQYRVNLRKLYACSEVYAKQVDKKKSKELSKLIKRIIKPTSALRDLDVFLGEIETFTCSAQIKKKLHNILNIKRATLFEKFSSAVKSDEYKNNLKDFYTMSKSDKFFLYKKIGRVNNYKTIKNIEKIIYGDFNKIDESTSFTELHELRMKFKKFRYALNIYEQCFDEGKKISTDLSKLKILQDLFGAIQDNLVRLEFVKSLKGELTKKQLIELKDYFKKNLNSAREKLYIFKDSKEWLL, encoded by the coding sequence ATGGATTTTAGAGAGTGGTTTAAAGAGAGAGCTAATGTAACAAATGAGTTGTATATCAGACTAGACAACTATGAAGACATAGAAGTGTTACATCAATATCGTGTGAATTTAAGAAAACTATATGCATGCAGTGAAGTATATGCAAAACAAGTAGATAAAAAAAAATCTAAAGAACTATCAAAACTAATAAAAAGAATAATTAAACCTACTTCTGCTTTACGTGATTTAGATGTATTTTTAGGTGAAATAGAGACCTTTACATGTTCAGCTCAAATAAAAAAGAAACTACATAATATTTTAAATATAAAAAGAGCAACTCTTTTTGAAAAGTTTTCTTCTGCGGTTAAGAGTGATGAGTATAAAAACAATTTAAAAGATTTTTATACAATGAGTAAAAGCGATAAGTTTTTTTTATACAAAAAAATAGGTAGGGTGAATAACTACAAAACTATTAAAAACATAGAAAAAATCATCTACGGCGATTTTAACAAAATAGATGAAAGTACATCTTTTACTGAGCTTCATGAACTGCGGATGAAGTTTAAAAAGTTTCGTTATGCTCTTAATATTTACGAGCAATGTTTTGATGAAGGTAAAAAAATCTCTACAGATTTGTCAAAATTAAAAATATTACAAGATTTATTTGGAGCGATTCAAGATAATTTAGTAAGACTAGAGTTTGTCAAGAGCCTAAAAGGTGAGCTCACAAAAAAACAATTGATAGAATTAAAAGATTATTTTAAAAAAAATCTAAACAGTGCGAGAGAGAAACTATATATATTTAAAGACTCCAAAGAGTGGCTGTTGTAA
- a CDS encoding efflux RND transporter permease subunit yields MNWRTETEALMEKLGKKITLHPKKIILFMLLVSFAMISNLPKITIDTSTEGFLHHEDPALVKYESFKEQFGQDERIMVVVRTKNIFDIKFLERFKELHVELENNIPHLTDINSLINARNTRGEGDRLIVEDLVENMPQNVQELALLKRLATTSVMYKNLLLNSDATLATIILEPNAYEASSNVDALDGFSESKIKQENQEFISDKSKSEMVRAAGEIAKKFTKDNFDVFIAGSLAVNDNTKKSMQSDMQKFIKLILLIIAIFLFIVFRRISGVLLPLFIVLISLLSTVGVMAMTGTAISVPTQILPSFLLAVSIGATVHLLVMFFKHFNSSESKNEAIIFALGHSGLPIIMTSLTTAAGLLSFSSAEIAPIADLGIFGAVGIMIALSNTIILLPAILVALPLKKAKETHKNNSVIMDKFLIAIANFSIYHAKKIVAVTAIIFVVFLYSASQLELKHDPLSWQKEDAPIRIATEVVDRELKGSVTMEVILDTKKENGLHNSELLKKIDIVREKAEAINNDKYFVGKGWSVAEVLKEIHRALHANNQEYYAITDNNALIPQEFLLFENSGSDDLEDLVDSSFSKARLTFKLPWMEASEYEALSQELTTLIKEELKDEVEITITGMVPLFQRTLVAAMDTMVVSYATAFILITIMMILLLGSFKIGLVSMIPNVLPVVMALGFMNMVGMPLDMFTMLIGSIIIGLSVDDTVHFFHNYAKYHHNGMSVQKAVDETMLGTGRAMVATTIVLSLGFYVYMFASLSNLVNFGILTGGAITIALLSDIILAPALLKLLAKEEK; encoded by the coding sequence ATGAACTGGCGCACTGAAACTGAGGCTTTAATGGAAAAACTTGGGAAAAAAATAACTCTTCATCCTAAAAAAATAATTTTATTTATGTTGCTTGTAAGTTTTGCAATGATTTCAAACTTACCAAAAATAACTATTGACACTTCAACTGAGGGATTCTTGCACCATGAAGATCCGGCTTTAGTTAAATATGAATCGTTTAAAGAGCAGTTTGGTCAAGATGAACGAATCATGGTAGTTGTAAGAACTAAAAATATTTTTGATATTAAGTTTTTAGAGAGGTTTAAAGAGTTACATGTAGAACTAGAAAACAACATACCACACCTAACTGATATAAATTCACTTATTAATGCTAGAAATACAAGAGGTGAGGGTGATAGGCTTATTGTCGAAGACTTAGTTGAGAACATGCCACAAAATGTACAAGAGTTGGCTTTATTAAAAAGGCTAGCAACAACTAGCGTAATGTATAAAAATCTTCTTTTAAATAGCGATGCTACATTAGCTACTATCATACTAGAGCCTAATGCTTATGAAGCTTCGTCTAATGTAGATGCACTTGATGGTTTTAGTGAAAGTAAAATAAAACAAGAGAATCAGGAATTTATATCTGATAAATCTAAAAGTGAAATGGTAAGAGCTGCTGGTGAAATTGCTAAAAAATTCACAAAAGATAATTTTGATGTTTTTATAGCTGGTTCACTTGCGGTAAACGACAATACAAAAAAATCTATGCAGTCTGATATGCAAAAGTTTATTAAGCTAATTCTTCTAATAATAGCAATATTTCTATTTATAGTTTTTCGAAGAATTAGCGGTGTTTTGCTTCCTCTATTTATAGTTCTAATATCTTTGTTGAGTACTGTTGGAGTTATGGCTATGACCGGCACAGCTATATCAGTACCTACTCAGATATTGCCATCATTTTTATTAGCTGTAAGTATTGGTGCTACCGTTCATCTTCTGGTAATGTTTTTTAAACATTTCAACAGTAGTGAGTCAAAGAATGAAGCTATAATCTTTGCTTTAGGACACTCAGGACTGCCAATAATTATGACATCTTTAACAACTGCTGCCGGACTACTATCATTTAGTTCAGCGGAGATTGCACCTATAGCAGATTTGGGTATATTTGGAGCTGTTGGTATTATGATAGCTTTATCAAACACAATTATTCTGTTACCTGCCATACTTGTTGCTTTACCTCTAAAAAAAGCTAAAGAGACGCATAAAAACAACTCTGTCATAATGGATAAATTTCTAATAGCTATAGCAAATTTTAGTATCTACCATGCTAAAAAAATAGTTGCTGTAACAGCTATAATTTTTGTTGTGTTTTTGTATAGTGCTTCACAACTTGAGTTAAAACATGACCCACTAAGTTGGCAAAAAGAAGATGCCCCAATCAGAATAGCTACTGAAGTTGTAGATAGAGAGCTTAAAGGTTCTGTTACAATGGAAGTAATTCTTGATACAAAAAAAGAGAATGGCCTTCACAATTCGGAATTATTAAAAAAGATAGATATAGTAAGAGAAAAAGCTGAAGCAATTAATAACGATAAATATTTTGTAGGAAAGGGTTGGAGTGTTGCTGAAGTTCTAAAAGAGATTCATCGTGCTTTACATGCAAACAACCAAGAGTATTATGCTATTACAGACAATAATGCTTTAATCCCACAAGAGTTTTTACTTTTTGAAAATAGCGGAAGCGATGATTTAGAAGATTTAGTAGACTCTTCATTTTCTAAAGCAAGACTAACATTCAAATTGCCTTGGATGGAAGCAAGTGAATATGAAGCTTTATCTCAAGAATTAACTACGCTCATAAAAGAAGAACTTAAAGATGAAGTTGAGATAACTATAACTGGTATGGTTCCTCTTTTTCAAAGAACATTGGTTGCAGCCATGGACACTATGGTTGTTAGCTATGCGACAGCATTTATTTTGATAACAATTATGATGATTTTATTACTTGGAAGCTTTAAAATTGGGTTAGTAAGTATGATACCAAATGTTCTTCCTGTTGTTATGGCTTTAGGATTCATGAATATGGTTGGCATGCCACTGGATATGTTTACTATGCTTATAGGTTCTATTATTATCGGTCTTTCTGTTGATGATACAGTTCACTTTTTTCATAATTATGCAAAATATCATCATAACGGAATGAGTGTACAAAAAGCCGTAGATGAAACAATGCTTGGAACTGGTCGTGCAATGGTTGCTACAACAATAGTTTTATCGTTAGGATTTTATGTTTATATGTTTGCTTCGCTTAGTAATTTAGTTAACTTTGGTATTTTAACTGGTGGGGCAATTACCATAGCATTACTCTCTGACATTATATTAGCTCCGGCATTACTAAAACTACTGGCAAAGGAAGAAAAATGA
- a CDS encoding outer membrane lipoprotein-sorting protein encodes MILKTLLTTVLTLSSLMAITGEEIAQKVHDRDDGDNITSEMKMTLIDKNDKQRVRQLKVYTKDKGIDTQKLMFFMAPADVKNTGFLTYDYDDSSKDDDQWLYLPELQKVKRIASSDKSSSFMGSDFTYSDMTKRNVKDYTYKIMKESVVGGHKTWQILVTPKSEKTIDETGYTKSIIFVRQDNFVIVQALNYIKAGKKLKYMMLTGLEKIDGIWTTTKIQMVTKKGKKTLHKTILEFSSIKYNQDLKESFFVTRTIEKGL; translated from the coding sequence ATGATTTTAAAAACACTTTTAACTACAGTTTTAACACTTAGCTCACTAATGGCTATAACTGGCGAAGAGATAGCGCAAAAAGTTCATGATAGAGATGATGGTGACAACATTACATCAGAGATGAAAATGACTCTTATTGACAAGAATGATAAACAAAGAGTTCGACAACTTAAGGTCTATACAAAGGACAAAGGTATTGATACTCAAAAGCTAATGTTTTTTATGGCTCCTGCAGACGTTAAAAATACAGGTTTTTTAACTTATGACTATGATGACAGTAGTAAAGATGATGACCAGTGGTTGTATCTTCCAGAACTTCAAAAAGTCAAAAGAATAGCATCAAGTGATAAAAGTTCATCTTTTATGGGGAGTGATTTTACATACTCAGACATGACTAAAAGAAATGTAAAAGATTACACCTATAAAATAATGAAAGAGAGTGTTGTTGGCGGACATAAAACTTGGCAGATTCTTGTAACCCCAAAGAGTGAAAAAACTATTGATGAAACAGGTTACACAAAGTCTATTATATTTGTAAGGCAAGACAACTTTGTAATTGTCCAGGCACTCAACTATATAAAAGCCGGAAAGAAATTGAAGTATATGATGCTTACCGGACTAGAGAAAATTGATGGGATTTGGACAACAACAAAAATACAGATGGTTACAAAAAAAGGTAAAAAAACTCTCCATAAGACTATCTTGGAATTTTCAAGTATAAAATACAATCAAGATTTAAAAGAGTCGTTTTTTGTTACAAGAACTATAGAAAAAGGGCTATAA